The DNA sequence AAGATCGGCCACGAGGTCGAGCAAGGGCGAGTCGGGTTCGTGCCCGATCGCACTCACCACCGCGGTGGTCACCTTGGCCACCGCGCGGCACAGGGCTTCGTCGGAGAACGGCAGCAGGTCCTCGACACTGCCGCCACCCCGGGCCAGGATGATCACGTCGACGTCCGGATCGGCGTCCAGCTCGGCAAGATGCCGCAGAATGCGGGGGACAGCGGTCGGTCCCTGAACCGGCGCGTCGCGGATCTCGAAACGCACTGCGGGCCAACGACTCTGCGCAACCGAGACAATGTCGCGCTGCGCTGCGCTGGCGCGGCCGGTGATCAGTCCGATGGTTCCGGGCAGGAACGGAAGTGGTCGTTTGCGAGCCGAATCGAACAGGCCCTCAGCGGCGAGCAGTTGTCGTAGCCGCTCGATGCGGGCCAGCAGCTCGCCTATCCCCACCGGCCGGATCTCGGTGACGCGGAGCGAGACGGTGCCCCTCCCGGTGTAGAAGACCGGGCGGCCGAGCATCACCACGCGGGCGCCCTCGGTGAGTGGAACCTGGGCGCGGGTGAGCAGATCGGGGTTGCACGTCACCTGGATCGAGATGTCGGCAGCGGGATCACGAAGGGTCAGGAAGGCGGTACGCGTGCCGGGCCGCCGATTGATCTGAGTGAGTTGGCCCTCCACCCAGACCTGCCCCAGTCTGTGGAGCCAGTCCGCGATCTTGGTGTTGATGGTGCGAACCGGCCATGCCGTGTCGGGCGTATTGCTCACCCGGGTACTACTTGCTCGCGGCGGTCACACGATTGTCGAGCATCGTCAGGAATGGGGCCCGCGAGCGATGGGACCTCTCATACGTCGCAAGGTCCTGCAGTTCGCTCAAGCCGACCGTCTTCAACTTCGCGCGGAGCTGCGCCAGGGTGAGGTCGTCGTAGTCGAGCAGTTCGACGATTTCCGGGACGTCGTCGGACGGTGTCGTCGAGACCGGTTGCACATCGTCGGTGTCGATGTCGGGCGCCGAGCTGTACAAGGCGAACCGTCCGGCTCCGGCCGCCGGTGCGGCACTCTCGCCGGAGTCATCGGAGTCGTCGGAGGGAACCAAGGTGGGCGCGGACGGAGGTGCCAGATCGTCGTCTTCGTCAAAGGTCGCCCACTCCGGCTCTTCTTCGTTGTGTCCCAGCAACGCGTCGAAAACATCGTCTCCCTTGATCGCCATCTCGGCGATCTGCTGCTGGAAACGCATCAGAGTCTGGAGAGTCTGACTCACTGCCGTCATCGGAAGTGTGATCGCGGTGGTAGGCAATTTTCGAGTCTCTTCCAGCACCGTTACAACAACCCCGGCGGCGACCCTTGCGGCATAAGGTGGTCGGATCATCCCATTACTGTGCCTCATGCCACCGGTGGTGACCACCAGGAGGGTCTTATTGCCCGTACCCTGAACACCATGAGTTCGGCCGAAATCAGCCCTGGAGGCAAGACAGTCCTGCTCGCCGAGCCGCGCGGTTACTGCGCCGGTGTCGACCGAGCCGTCGAAGCGGTGGAAAAAGCGCTCGAGAAGCACGGTGCGCCGGTGTATGTGCGTAAGGAGATCGTGCACAACCGCCACGTCGTCGAGACGCTCGCAGACCGCGGCGCGGTTTTCGTGGACGAGACCGACGAGGTGCCCGAGGGTGCACTCGTGGTGTTCTCTGCGCACGGTGTGTCACCGGCGGTCCACGAGTCCGCCGCGCAGCGCAACCTGCGCACCATCGATGCGACATGCCCGCTGGTCACCAAGGTGCACCAGGAGGCCAAGCGTTTCGCGCGCGACGACTACGACATCCTGCTCATCGGCCATGAAGGCCATGAGGAGGTCGAGGGAACCGCCGGAGAGGCGCCCCAGCACGTCCAGTTGGTCGATGGACCCGACAGCGTCGACGCGGTGACGGTGCGTGACGAATCGAAGATCGTCTGGTTGTCGCAGACCACATTGTCCGTCGACGAGACGATGCAGACGGTGTCACGGTTGCGGGAGAAGTTCCCCCTGCTCAACGACCCGCCGAGCGACGACATCTGTTACGCCACGCAGAACCGTCAGGTGGCGGTGAAGGCGATGGCGCCCAAATGCGATCTGGTCATCGTGGTGGGTTCGAGGAACTCGTCGAACTCGGTGCGGCTGGTAGAGGTGGCCCTCCAGGCAGGGGCACGCACGTCCTACCTGGTCGATTACGCACGTGACGTGGATCTGACCTGGCTCGAGGGGGTCGAAACCGTCGGTGTGACGTCAGGTGCATCGGTGCCGGAGGTGCTGGTGCGGGGTGTTCTCGATCTGCTCGGTGAGCACGGATACAACAACATCGAAAAGGTCACCACCGCCGAAGAGACGCTGACGTTCGCGTTGCCGCGTGAGCTGCGGCCGGCGCGCGCGAAGTAGCGGCGTTCTTCTCCTGCCCGAACGGGAAGAAAACGAACACTCGGCGATGTTGTGACGTGCATGACATCTTCGACGGTGCAGCTGACGCAGCGACAGACCGACCGGCTCGCCTCCGAACAGGTGATCTGGTTGACCACTGTCAACTCCTCGGGCGCACCTGTACCGACGCCCGTCTGGTTTCTGTGGTCGGACGGTGAGTTCCTGGTTTTCAGTGCTCCGAAGACACCCAAGCTCGCAAACATCTCACGCTCGAGCGCGGTGGCGTTCAACTTCAACAGCACCGAGCACGGCGGGGACGTCGCCGTGTTCCGGGGCACCGCCCGGTTGGACCCGGAAGGGCCGACACCCGAGGAATGGGAGCAGTACGTCGCCAAATACGGTGGTGGCTTCGCTTCGCTCGAGACCTCACCGGAGGAGTTCCGCGATCAGTATTCAACGCTGATCCGAGTGGTGCCGGAGCATGTGCGGGGCTGGTGAGCCCGAGCTCAGTATTCTTCCGGTTCCAGCCGCCGTAGCCGTCGCGCAGGCAGGGACACCGCCCATCCTGCGACCAGTATCACCGCGCAGACACCGCCGCCGACGATGGCAACCGTACGTGCGGAGTGGTCGGGCTCCGGTGGTCGCACCGGAGGCGGAATCGCTTGCGACGCAGTCCAATCAGACTTCTCGGCGGGTAGTTCGTACGTCAGGGCGGCAACCGGGTCGACAACTCCGTGGCCCACGGTGTTGTCTCGTCCGGTGCCCGGTGAATGCGCCGTCCTGGTGATGCGCTCGATCACCTCTGCTGCACTGAGTTCGGGGAACCTGGATCTGACCAACGCCGCCACACCCGCGACGTAGGGCGCTGCGAAACTGGTGCCCTCGACTCGTACGGGGCCTTTCTCGGTGGACTGGGCATCAACGATCCGTCTGGATCCGCGGGCGCTGTCGAGGCTGACGATCGCGGTTCCGGGAGCGGCGACGCCCACCCATGGTCCCGCCAGACTGAATGGCGCCGGAGCCCCGCCGACCGAGTCGACCGCGGCAACGCTCAGCACATAGGGCGTGTACCACGCTGGGCTGGCGACCGTGGTGACCGTGTCCCAGCCGGCGAGGTCGGGGTCCGCCGGGTCCGGCGGCGGATTCTGCTGCGCACACTGGGTATTGCTGACGAGGTTGCCCGCCGCCGCGACCACCACGACATCGCGGTCGAACGCGTACTTGACGGCGGCTCCCAGCTGCGCGTCGTGGAGGTCACCACCGGCGGGGCCGCAGGCCACCTCGGAGATGTTGATGACGTCGGCGCCGAGGTTGACCGCACGCACAACGGCATGTGCGAGGGTCTGCACCGTGCCGAATCCTGTTCCGACGGTTGTCTTGTCGCGGGTCTCCGAACGTCGGTCCTTGGCGACGAACGCGACGCTGGACTGCCGGATCGCAATGATCGAGGATTCGGGGGCAACGCCGCTGAAGGCGTCATCGGGGGACGGGACCGCAGCGATGATCCCCGCCACCAACGTGCCGTGGCCGTCGCAGTCCTCGGTTCCGTCGGTGCGGGCGACGTAGTCGCCACCGGCGGTCAGTCGCGGCAGCCGTGGATGCCGGGTGACGCCGGTATCGATCACCGCGATCTTCTGTCCGGCTCCTCGGCTGAACCGCCAGGCGTCGGGTAGTCGCATCATCGTCTGCGCCGCCGACGGGACCTGCGGATCGGTGCCGGGCGACAGCACCGGTTCCGCGCACAAGGTGTCCTGCTCAGTCGGTTCGGGCGGACCCACGGGTGCGTCGCGGATGAGGGCACGAGGATCGATCGAGGGCGGCGTGATGCCATGCGCCGGGACCGGCATGCTCGCCAGCACCACCAGGAACCCGACGGCCGACAGTGCTGCGATGCGAACGCGCTTGGACGTGGGGCGAGGATGACAACGGGTCGATGCCAGCGCACTCACAGGTCGCGGACCGCTGCATAGAGATTCATGATCCAGAACATCAAAGGGACGATGGTCGCGATCAAGAGGTACTCGATGATCTCCACGGTTCGCCGCACCACGGGCGAGAAGCTGGACCTCGGGGCAACCACGCCGCAGAGCAGCGCGGCCACGCTCACCGCCGCTGCCGCGCCGGCGGCCGCGACGACATGATCGCCCGGTCCCAGGGCCACTTCGCCTACCACGGCGGCGAAGCCGATAGCACCTGCGGCGATGAGGACGGCTGCCTGGGCGAGGTCGGCGTGTGATCTGCCACGTAGGCACAGGACCGTGGTGATGATGAGTGCGAAAACCGTGCAGCGCCAACTGAAATCGTCTACGGGGTAGGCGACCAGCGCGATGCCCGCGACCGCTGCGACGGCAGTGCCGGCGATGATGCCGGTGAGGTAACGACCGGCGGTGTGTGCGCGGAGTTCCAGTGCGGCTGCCGACGGCAACGCCATCGCCCCGATCGCGCCGATGCCCTCGATGGCCGGGCGAGGCGCTGAATCGGCCGGGTCGATGGCGGCCCCGGCTGTGGGAACCGGCGGCAGTGGCAATCGGGCGAGGGCGATCGTGAGGCGGGGCGCCATCGAGATGGCCATTACCGCCCCAGCGCAGAGCGCCGCCCCGACCCGCACGGTGCCTGGCGACCACAGCAACTGGGCCGTTGCGGCGGCGGTGGCGAAGGTGGTTGCCGTGACAATCGCGGAATGGATCAGCGGCCCGGCTGTGGAGATCCGGTAGGACAGCACCGCGACGACGGCGGCGACGCAGCCACCCAGGGTGAGGTGGGCGGCGCCGAAGTCACCGGGAGGCAACATCATTCCCGTCGCGAATGCGAGAGGAAACGAGCACAGCGAACACATCGCCGCTGTCGAGCGGTCGAGGTAGAAGCGACCCACGACAGCTCCGGCGACCACGAACGCCAGCGCCAGCAACCCGGTGACGATCGCAGGCCACAGGTCGCCGTACGCATTCCGTTGCTGGAGGAGGGTGAGAGCGGTGAGGGTGGACGCGCCCACGGCCACCGCGTAGCCCATCGCCTGTGCCGCGCCCGCCGACCACCCGCTGGACTGGGCTCCACCCAGGCGCGCCACCGCATCGATGACGTCGTCGAACAGAACTGCGGTCTCGCGCGCCGGAACGGACCGGAGGATCAGCAGGTCGCCGTCGCGCACGCCTGCCTCGGCGAGACTGCGTCCGGGCGCGATGGGGTCGTGGCCGACCCGGGAGAGCGTCCAGTGGTCGCGAACAGGTCCGGGACGTGCCTCCGAATCGTCGGTCTCCGGTGCCCGGGAGGTGATGAGCGACACCAGATCCGGGATCAAGGCCGCAACGGGAACCGCGGCGGGCAACCCGACGTCGAATTGGGTTGTGCCCCCGATGACGGAAACACGTGCAAGCGCCGGTTGGATGCCGGCAGCAGCATCCAGCTCGGCCAAAAGATCGGCAGCGGTCATGAATTTCCCCCAAGGTCCCCACCAGTACCGAAGACCATAGCGAATGAGACCGACAACCGTTGCCGTCGGATGACGTTTTTGCACCCTTGCGGGTGCCGCCGACGGAGTGATGGTGAATGATGGGCGGCCGGGGGAAGTTTCTGTTCCAGGGGTGGGGTAACAATCCATGATGTTCAGGTGACGGCAGGCACGACCGAAGGGTTTGTGCGGCGGGCACGCGTGCCTGCTCCACGCGCGCCCGGCGGCGAGGTCAATATTCAAGTGCCACCGGATGTTCCGCGTGTGGTTCCGGGCAGTCTGCTGATGAAGATGATGCCTGTGGTGATGGTGGTCGCCGTGGTGGGCATGATCTCGATGATGGTCGTGACCGGCGGCCGGAACATGCTGTCCAACCCGCTGTTCATGATGTTCCCGATGATGATGCTGATGTCGATGTTCGGCATGTACGCGGGTTCGGGCAACCGTGGTGGCAAGCGCGCCGCGGAGCTGAACGAAGAGCGCAAGGACTACTTCCGGTATCTGTGTCAGGTACGCGACGAGGTCCACGACACCGGAGCTGCTCAGCGTGAGGCACTGGAATGGAGTCATCCCGAACCGGCGGCTCTGCTGGGTGTCGTCGGCGGCCGGCGGATGTGGGAACGCCGGCGCGCCGACAGCGATTTCGGCCATGTTCGGGTGGGCGTGGGATCGCAGCGTCTGGCGACGCGTCTGATGCCGCCGGAGACGGGCCCACTCGAAGACATCGAGCCGGTTTCGGCGGTGGCGCTACGGCGTTTTGTGCGAACGCATTCAGTTGTGCACGGCCTCCCGACGGCGGTGTCACTGCGGGGTTTCCCGGCGATCAACATCGAAGGTGCCCGGCAGGAGACCCGGCAACTCGCGCGGTCGATGGTCCTCGAACTGTGCGCGTTCCACGGCCCCGATCAGCTGATGGTCGCGGTGGTGACTGCCGACCCTGGCGCCGAATCGTGGGATTGGTGCAAGTGGCTGCCCCATGTGCAGCACCCATATGAGTGCGACGGTATGGGCTCGGCGCGGATGATCTACCGGTCGCTGACCGAGCTGGAGGACGATCTGGCGGTCGACCTCCTCGAACGGGGCCGGTTCTCTCGTTCGGCCCCACCGAGCGCCGGCCGGATCCAGCTGGTGATCGTGATCGACGACGGGTTCGTCTCGGGAGACGAACGGGTGGTCGGTGACGCGGGCATGGAGGCGGTCTCGATCCTCGATCTGTCGGCACCCCCGGACGGACTCGCGGTCCGCCGGGGCCTACAGCTGGCGGTTCGGGACGGGAAGATCGGCGCGCGAAGCGCTTTCGGAGTCGAAGAGTTCGCGGACATGGATTCGCTGACGGTGGCCGAAGCGGAAGCCTTCGCCCGATCGATGGCCCGCTACCGCCTGGCGACCGCAGCCCAGATGGTGAATCTGGAACAGGAGGTCGCTCCGTCCGACCCCGGTCTGATGAGTCTGCTCGGAGTCGCCGATGCCACCCGCCTCGACCCGCATCTGACATGGGCACCCCGCAGCGCGCGGTCGCGGCTGCGGGTCCCGATCGGGTACTCCACCAGCGGTACGCCCGTGGAGATCGACATCAAGGAGGCAGCCGAGGGCGGGATGGGTCCACACGGGCTCTGCATCGGGGCGACGGGGTCCGGTAAATCGGAGTTCCTGCGTACTCTGGTGCTCTCGCTCGTCAGCTCCCATTCGCCTGAGGCACTCAATCTCGTCCTGGTCGACTTCAAGGGTGGGGCAACGTTTCTGGGCCTCGACTCGTGCCCGCATGTGGCAGCCGTCATCACCAACCTCGAAGAAGAGCTGTCGATGGTCGACCGGATGCGTGACGCGTTGTCGGGGGAGATGAACCGGCGTCAGGAGGTGCTTCGCGCGGAGGGGAACTTCGCAAACGTGGGGGAGTACGAACGTGCGCGCGCCGCGGGTGCGCCGTTGGAACCGCTCCCGGCGTTGTTCATCGTCGTCGACGAGTTCTCCGAACTGCTCGCGCAGAAGCCGGATTTCGCCGACCTGTTCGTCGCCATCGGACGACTGGGCCGGTCGCTGCACATCCATCTGCTCCTTGCCTCGCAAAGGCTCGAGGAGGGCAAGATGCGAGGCCTGGACAGTCATCTGTCCTACCGCGTCGGACTGAAAACCTTTTCCGCCAACGAGTCCCGATCGGTACTCGGTGTACCCGATGCCTACCACCTGCCCAATGTGCCGGGATCGGGCTACCTCAAATGTGATTCGGCGGAACCGATTCGATTCAACACGTGTTACGTGTCGGGTCCGTACTCGCCGCCGGTCGCGGCGGGCGCCGAGCACGACGCGTCGTCGGGCGGCCCGGTGGGCCTGAAGATGTTCACCGCCGGCCCTGTGCCACTCGACCCCATCGTGCCCCCGGTTGCGGCCGAGGTGGCCGGCCCCGACCCTGCCGGTGATCCAGAACGGCCCGCACCGAACTCCAGAACGCTGCTCGAGATCGTGGTGGACCGCATCGCCGGGCAGGGACGTCCGGCGCATGAGGTGTGGCTGCCGCCGTTGGGTCAACCGCCCACCATCGACATGCTGGCCCCGCACTGGCGAACCCCGCAGATCGGTCGGCTGGTGTTCCCGATCGGCATCGTGGACCGCCCGTACGACCAGCGGCGCGACGTTCTCACCGTCGATGTCGCCGGATCGCGCGGCAACGTGGCGATCGTCGGCGGACCGCAATCGGGTAAGTCGAATGCGGTGCGTGCGTTGATCGTTGCGGCGGCTGCCACCCACAGTCCGGCGCAGGTCCAGTTCTATTGCCTCGACTTCGGCGGCGGCAGTCTGGCCGGGATCGCAGGCCTGCCGCATGTCGGATCGGTTGCGAGCCGCTCGGACATGGATGCCGTGCGGCGGACGGTGGCCGAGGTCGCAACGGTGATACGGCAGCGGGAACTGCGCTTCGCCGAACTCGGCATCGAGTCGATGCGCGACTACCGCCAACGCCGCCTTGCCGGTGACGCATCGGTGCAGGCGGATGTGTTCGGTGACCTGTTCCTGGTCGTCGACGGCTATTCGGTGATCCGGGGCGAGTTCGATTTCCTCGATGAGCAGATCAACACCATTGTGGCGCAGGGCCTCTCGTATGGAGTCCACGTGGTGCTCACCGCTGCGCGCTGGGCCGAGATCAGGCCGGCCGTCAAAGACCTCATCGGCAGCCGCCTCGAACTCAGACTCGGTGACCCACTCGACTCGGAGATGGGCCGCAAGGTCGCCGGACTCGTGCCCGAGGGCAAGCCTGGGCGTGGTCTGACCGCCGAGCACCTGCACATGCTGATCGCTCTGCCGCGTACGGATTCCGACACCTCGCTCGATTCACTGAGTGCGGCCGTGGCGCAGACGGTGCAGCAGCTGGTGGCCGTGTATCCCGGTCAGCAGGCCATGCCGGTCCGCAAACTCGCCGCTCATCTGGAACGGTCCGAAGTGGTGGCACGTGTGCACGACGCCGGGATCGACCTGACGGCCGGTGAAGTCGCGATCGGTGTCGGTGAAGCCGAGTTGGCCCCGGTCATCCTGGACTTCCGCGTTCAACCACACTTCCTGGTCTTCGCCGACGTGGAGCATGGCAAGACCACGCTGCTACGCAACATCGTCGCGGGTCTGGTGGAGAACAGCACGTCCACGCAGACGAAGATCGTCCTGGTCGACTATCGGCGAACCATGCTCGGTGTGATCGACACCGATCACCTCGCCGGGTATGCGAGTTCGGCCCAGACCCTCACCCCGATGGTGAACGAGTTGGTGGCGTTCTTCACCGCCCGGATCCCCGGGGAGAACGTCACCCAGCAGCAACTCCGTGACCGCAACTGGTGGTCGGGGCCGGACGTGTACATCATCGTCGACGACTACGACATGGTCGCCACCGGAAGCGGAAACCCGTTGAGCCCGTTGCTCGACCTGCTGGCACAGGCCCGCGACATCGGCCTGCACCTCATCGTCGCGCGCCGTTCTGGCGGGGCCGGACGAGCTCTGTTCGATCCGATCATCGGGCGTCTCAAGGACCTGTCCACCGATGGGCTGCTGATGAGCGGTGACCGCGACGAGGGGTACCTGCTGGGCCGGGTGCGGTTGCAGCGCCTGGTACCGGGTCGGGGAGAACTCGTGTCCAGATCGCGACCGCAGGAAATGATCCAGGTCGCCCACATGCCGCCGTTGTGATGACACCCGACGTGAGAGACAAAGATCCCGAGGCGTCGCCGACGGTCCGACCGATACGGATGGTGGTCGCCGACATCGCCTATGACGACGTGGTGGTTGCCGGGCGTGAACCCTGCTCCGTCGAAGCCCTTGTCCGCGGCATCAACGGGTCGTCGGTGGCCGTCGACGGGGTGAGGATTTCTACCGCGGGGGCGTGGTCGCAGGTGTTCGCCCGAGCTCTCGAAGGCTTCGGGGCCGTGGAGCTGGCGCACCCGACGACATGGGGTGCCCGACGCACCGAGATCTTGCGGCAGGCGGCGCAACCCCACGTTGGCCACCTGGTGCTGACACCGCGTGCTGCGGTCATCGCCGAATCGCATCTGGGACCTTCCACGCAGCGGGCACTGGTGATCGAGGTCCACTCCCGGATCGACATCCATGAGATGGATCGGTCCGCCGGCAGCTGGAACGTTGTCGGGACCTCGGTGGCTACTGCCGAGACGGTCGCTCTTCGACTGGGTGACGTCGTCGACAACCGTGTGGAGGCAATCCTCGTCGACGGCACCGACCCCGCGGCCGTTGCGGAGATTGTGCGGTGTTGTGAAGTCCACACAGTGGTCGGTCGGGTCGCGGCAGTGCAGCGATCACTGATCCATCGCTTCGGTGGCGCCGCATTGCCGGTGGACGAGGGCATTCGCGAACCGCCGACCGTTGGCCGGACTCCGATGCGCCGGCGCGTCGTCGGGGCCATCGCAGCGACCGCTGCAGTGGTGATCGCAGTGGTGGTGGTCGCGTTGATGGTCGACAACGGACGCGAGGGTGTGGCGCCGCCTGCGGACCGCGAGGCCCAGCTCGGCCGCGTAGCCGTGACAGTCCCGGCCGAGTGGCGCGAGAGCTCGGAGCCGGCAGCCGAGGGTGTTGTGTCCCGCACCACCTTCGCCGCACCCGGCGATGACCGCCGGATCATCGTCTTGCAGAACACGGTGCGCAACACGTCGACCTTGGCCTCGGTGGCGGGCAGCCTCCGCAATCGCATCGGGCAGCGCGGCGACGACGTCGTCCAGGAGTTCTCGGCCAGCACGCGTTACGCAGGCCGGGAGGTGATCAGCTACCGCGAGGTGCCCGTCTCCGGAGGGCCGATCAGGTGGTACCTGCTGGTGTCGGCGGGGTTGCAGGTGAGTGTGGGATGTCAGGGCGGATCCGCAGGTGAGACGATCGACGAGCAGTGCCGGGTCGCGGTGGGTGCGGTGCGGATAGGAACGCCATGACGTTCGAGTCCGTGGCACGGCCCGTGCCGGTCGGCGGCGTTTTGACCTGTCGACGGCCCGGCCGGTACTGTTGATCGTTGGTGCGCGACCGCCTGTAGCCAGGTGTAGTCGAGGCCCGGGTCCCCACTGGTCGCCGGGAACTACCTCTGCCGCGTTCCTGACCAGCTCCAGATCACCAGACATGAGGACTATCTGTGCCTACTTACACCCCGAAGGCCGGTGACATCACCCGTACGTGGCATGTCATCGACGCCACCGACGTGGTGCTCGGCCGCCTCGCTGTGCAGAGCGCGACGCTCCTGCGCGGCAAGCACAAGCCGACCTACGCACCCCACATGGACGGTGGCGACTTCGTCGTCATCATCAACGCCGAGAAGGTTGCCGTCAGCGGAAACAAGCTCGACGACAAGCTCCTCTACCGCCACTCCGGCCACCCGGGCGGCCTGAAGTCCCGCACTGTCGGTGAGACACTGGCAACCCATCCGGAACGCCTCGTCGAGAAGGCGATCGTCGGGATGCTCCCGAAGACCAAGCTCGGGCGGGCCATGGCCTCCAAGCTGAAGGTCTACGCAGGCCCCAACCATCCCCACACGGCGCAGCAGCCCGTGCCCTTCGAGATCACCCAGGTTGCCCAGTGACGGCGCCGGAGGAGCAGAACGTGTCCGATGTGAACGAAGCCGAAGCAGTGGCTCCCGAAGTGGTCGACGCCGAGGTCGGCGCTGACGACTACACCGTGGACGACGCCACCGCAGACGTTGCCGACGAGCCGGCCGTCACCCGCGCGCCGATCGATCTCGATCGCCCGATCCAGACCGTGGGCCGTCGTAAGGAAGCCGTCGTCCGCGTCCGGATGTCACCGGGCACCGGTGCCTTCAAACTGAACGGTCGCACCCTGGAGGAGTACTTCCCCAACAAGGTGCACCAGCAGCTCATCAAGGCGCCGTTCGTCACCGTCGAGCGCAACGACTCGTTCGACATCTTCGCCAGCCTGCACGGTGGCGGACCGTCCGGACAGGCAGGCGCCCTGCGTCTGGCCATCGCGCGTGCCCTCATCGAGGTCACTCCCGAGGACCGCGGCGCACTGAAGAAGGCCGGCTTCCTCACCCGTGACCCGCGTGCGGTGGAGCGCAAGAAGTACGGCCTCAAGAAGGCCCGTAAGGCTTCGCAGTACAGCAAGCGCTGATTCTTTCAGCCCGCAAGAAACACCAAGTCGAACTTGGCACAGGCAGGCGTTCAGTTTCACTGGACGCCTGCCTGTGTATTTAGAGCGAAGGATGTCGATGGGGCACCTGTTCGGTACCGATGGCGTACGTGGTCTGGCAAATGCCGACCTGACACCCGAGTTGGCGCTGTCGCTGTCGCAGGCAGCGGCACGTGTACTGCCTCAGGATCGGTCCGGGTCCGGCCGCCCCACAGCGCCGGCCTCTGGCCGTCCCATAGCAATCGTGGGCCGGGATACGCGGGCGTCGGGGGAGATGCTCGAAGCCGCGGTCTGTGCCGGTCTGACCGCGGCGGGTGTCGACGCGCTGCGAGTCGGCGTCGTTCCCACCCCGGCTGTTGCGTACCTGACGGACTTCTACGACGCCGCCTTCGGCGTGATGATCTCGGCCTCGCATAATCCCATGCCCGACAACGGGATCAAGTTCTTCGCGGCTGGTGGGCACAAACTCGCCGACGCCGCCGAGGACGCGATCGAGTCCGCGCTGGAGACCGTGTTCGACCGGCCGACCGGTGCAGATGTCGGCCGCGTTCGGGATGCGCACGACGGACTCGACGCGTACCTGACCCATCTGTCCGCAGCTGTGGACGTCAACGTGAAGTCGGTGACCGTGGTGGTCGATTGTGCCCATGGCGCCGCCTATGCGGCTGCGCCACGTGCCTATCGCGCTGCCGGTGCCACCGTGATCGCGATCAGCGCGGACCCCGATGGCGAGA is a window from the Williamsia sp. DF01-3 genome containing:
- a CDS encoding TIGR03667 family PPOX class F420-dependent oxidoreductase — translated: MTSSTVQLTQRQTDRLASEQVIWLTTVNSSGAPVPTPVWFLWSDGEFLVFSAPKTPKLANISRSSAVAFNFNSTEHGGDVAVFRGTARLDPEGPTPEEWEQYVAKYGGGFASLETSPEEFRDQYSTLIRVVPEHVRGW
- the mycP gene encoding type VII secretion-associated serine protease mycosin, producing the protein MPVPAHGITPPSIDPRALIRDAPVGPPEPTEQDTLCAEPVLSPGTDPQVPSAAQTMMRLPDAWRFSRGAGQKIAVIDTGVTRHPRLPRLTAGGDYVARTDGTEDCDGHGTLVAGIIAAVPSPDDAFSGVAPESSIIAIRQSSVAFVAKDRRSETRDKTTVGTGFGTVQTLAHAVVRAVNLGADVINISEVACGPAGGDLHDAQLGAAVKYAFDRDVVVVAAAGNLVSNTQCAQQNPPPDPADPDLAGWDTVTTVASPAWYTPYVLSVAAVDSVGGAPAPFSLAGPWVGVAAPGTAIVSLDSARGSRRIVDAQSTEKGPVRVEGTSFAAPYVAGVAALVRSRFPELSAAEVIERITRTAHSPGTGRDNTVGHGVVDPVAALTYELPAEKSDWTASQAIPPPVRPPEPDHSARTVAIVGGGVCAVILVAGWAVSLPARRLRRLEPEEY
- a CDS encoding lipid droplet-associated protein, whose product is MIRPPYAARVAAGVVVTVLEETRKLPTTAITLPMTAVSQTLQTLMRFQQQIAEMAIKGDDVFDALLGHNEEEPEWATFDEDDDLAPPSAPTLVPSDDSDDSGESAAPAAGAGRFALYSSAPDIDTDDVQPVSTTPSDDVPEIVELLDYDDLTLAQLRAKLKTVGLSELQDLATYERSHRSRAPFLTMLDNRVTAASK
- the xseA gene encoding exodeoxyribonuclease VII large subunit; translation: MSNTPDTAWPVRTINTKIADWLHRLGQVWVEGQLTQINRRPGTRTAFLTLRDPAADISIQVTCNPDLLTRAQVPLTEGARVVMLGRPVFYTGRGTVSLRVTEIRPVGIGELLARIERLRQLLAAEGLFDSARKRPLPFLPGTIGLITGRASAAQRDIVSVAQSRWPAVRFEIRDAPVQGPTAVPRILRHLAELDADPDVDVIILARGGGSVEDLLPFSDEALCRAVAKVTTAVVSAIGHEPDSPLLDLVADLRAATPTDAAKRVVPDVASELAMIRDLRSRSAGALRNWVTTQVRGLDAMRGRPVLAHPFRMIDERSAWLDRAASDIRRDVARLVAHEDQRVEHLSARLATLGPAQTLARGYAVVQRVPGSASTNTPDDHPHVVSSVLDMPIGTQLRVRVADGATRAAVMGVEK
- a CDS encoding 4-hydroxy-3-methylbut-2-enyl diphosphate reductase, with product MSSAEISPGGKTVLLAEPRGYCAGVDRAVEAVEKALEKHGAPVYVRKEIVHNRHVVETLADRGAVFVDETDEVPEGALVVFSAHGVSPAVHESAAQRNLRTIDATCPLVTKVHQEAKRFARDDYDILLIGHEGHEEVEGTAGEAPQHVQLVDGPDSVDAVTVRDESKIVWLSQTTLSVDETMQTVSRLREKFPLLNDPPSDDICYATQNRQVAVKAMAPKCDLVIVVGSRNSSNSVRLVEVALQAGARTSYLVDYARDVDLTWLEGVETVGVTSGASVPEVLVRGVLDLLGEHGYNNIEKVTTAEETLTFALPRELRPARAK
- the eccD gene encoding type VII secretion integral membrane protein EccD, which gives rise to MTAADLLAELDAAAGIQPALARVSVIGGTTQFDVGLPAAVPVAALIPDLVSLITSRAPETDDSEARPGPVRDHWTLSRVGHDPIAPGRSLAEAGVRDGDLLILRSVPARETAVLFDDVIDAVARLGGAQSSGWSAGAAQAMGYAVAVGASTLTALTLLQQRNAYGDLWPAIVTGLLALAFVVAGAVVGRFYLDRSTAAMCSLCSFPLAFATGMMLPPGDFGAAHLTLGGCVAAVVAVLSYRISTAGPLIHSAIVTATTFATAAATAQLLWSPGTVRVGAALCAGAVMAISMAPRLTIALARLPLPPVPTAGAAIDPADSAPRPAIEGIGAIGAMALPSAAALELRAHTAGRYLTGIIAGTAVAAVAGIALVAYPVDDFSWRCTVFALIITTVLCLRGRSHADLAQAAVLIAAGAIGFAAVVGEVALGPGDHVVAAAGAAAAVSVAALLCGVVAPRSSFSPVVRRTVEIIEYLLIATIVPLMFWIMNLYAAVRDL